TGGCCGAGCTCGTGGAAGAACTTCAGGACCGGAAACACCATGGCGGTCAGCAGCAGGCTTTCCGCCGCGAGGATGCGGTCTGACATGCCTTCGGAGAGTTCGCTCCAATGGATGCCGATCAGGACCAGCGCGAACAGCACCGTCGCCAGCCAGAGAGCAGCGCCCGCCCCGGTGAATGCGTAACGAACGACGGGCAGCGTCGCTTCCAGGAAGCGGTCGGGGTCCCACACCGGCAGGCGCATGGCGAGCGGATTGCCGAAACTGCCGCGGCGTTTGGCCTTGGCGTATCTGCCGTATCGCGCCAGCATCTCCTGGGCGTTGGGCGCGATGTCGGTTTGCAGGAGGTCGGCGCTGTTCAATTGCGCCAGCAGGCTCACGACCTCGCCTTGTGTCGGCGCGTCGTCCTTGAGCTGCGACACCGCCTGCTGCCAGATCTCGTCGACTGTGCGCTGTCCATTCATCAGGCCCACGAACAAATACACCGCGGGCGTGAAACGGTGCGTACGCCCGGAAGCGGTGTCCTCGACGACGTACCAGGCGCTATCGTGATAGCGATGACGGTGCACGCGGACGTGGCTCCGCAGCCTCGGCTTCAAGGGGCCGATGCGATGCCAGGATGCGTCGAGAAAATTCTCCCTCATGGCGTCAGGGCAGCCATTTCCACGCGGTGATCCGGATCCAGTCGATCAGCGAGCGCGTCCAGATCGATAGCAGCGAACGGCGGTCGATCGAGATCTTGCCGATGCCCTCCATGCCGGGCCGCAACAAGGGAGCCTCGCCTGGAACGGCGGCTTCGACGCGAAACTGGTTGTGGCCCTCCGACGCCGTTGCCACGGGCGTGATGAGCTTGACGGTGAACGGCACGGCGTCGCTGGAGAGGCCGGTGAGAACCAGGGTTCCGTGCTGGCCTTCGGACAGGAACGCGATGTCGCGCTCGTCGACCTGAAGGATGACCCGGAACGATTCCAGCGGCGCCACCTCGAACAGCACCTTGCCTTTCTCGATCGGCGATCCCACCAGCTGGCGCAGGTCGCCCGACACCACGACGCCGCGGAAAGGTGCCGCGATCGCCGCGCGGGCGAGCTTGTCCTCGATCAACGAGAGCTGCGCGGCGGTCTGCTCCAGCGAGGCGGACACGACCAGCGCTACCGACCTGTCGTGCTTGGACATGGCGTCGCTGTATTTCAGCGACTGCTGGTCGCGCTCGCTCTTCCAGCGCGCGGCCTCGAGCCTGAGTTCGCGGTCGTCGAGGGTCGCGAGAACCTGGTCGGCTTCGACGAGATCTCCGGCCTTGACCGGCGCGCTCGCAACATAGCCGTCGAACGGGGCCACGATGGAGCGCTGCACGGCGCCCTCGACGACGGCCTTGGCGGTGACGCGGAATTCACCTTTGGCAAACGCCATGGTCCCGAGCACGGCCACCATGACGAGCGCGGCGAGCTTGACGGCCGGCCGTCCGGGACCGAACACCGCGCGCGCGCCCGAGCCGATCGCGGTCACCGCGCGGCCGGCGATCAGCTTGTTCGTTTCCGCCTTGGTTTCCAGGCCCGGGCCGACCAGCGCAGCGACGGCTTCCAGTGTTTCAATCGCTGCGTCGTCGAAGGCCTTGTCGCGGTCCCGCTCGAGCAAAATCACCCCGACGGGGCGGACGCCGTTGGTCATGAGCACCGATGCCACCGCGGAGCCGCCCAGCCGCTTGGCCAGATCCTCATGGGCAAGCGCAATGCGGCGCTCGGTCCCCTCGGTGGGGGGATACGCCACCGAAGCGTTCTGGTCCGCGGCCTCCTCCATCGCGTTCTCGATCGTCGAAACGATCTGGCTGTGCTCGCCGAACACCGCAGCATGCGACATGGCGGTGAGCTTGACGCTCTTGCCGTGGACAAAGCCGACGCTGACATTATTGCACTCGAGCCGGCTTGCGAGTTCGTTCGCGATCGACAGGGCCGAGGCCCGGAACGCAGAATGTTGCTGCGCCTCCGACAGGATCGAAATCGCGAACCCCGTGCGCGCCAGCTTGGCCGCGTCGTTGCCGCTTCGCTGCCGGACCAGCAGCACTTCGAGCCAGCCGACGCCCCAGCGCAATTGCCGGATCACGGCAGGGATGTCCGCCACCCGCTTCAGTTCGACGACCACCACGCCAGCGAGCCGGCCCTGGCTCTCGATCGGCTGGCCGATCTGCGCCGTGCCGGCGCCTGGTGCCTGGTCGACGAAGCTGGACTTGCGGCTCAACGCCTGTTGTGCCGTGCCAGCGAGAAACGAAAGATCCTGGCGGGGATTGGGCCACCCGGCGACGCTGGAGAAATGACCCTCGCCGTCGTCGAGCAGCAGCAGCGCGGCGGTCGCGCCGGCGATCTGCTCGCATTGCAAACGCAACCAAGCCTGGCCAAATTCGGGCACATCGCGCGCTGACGCCAGTACCGCCCAAGGGCTGGTGTCCGGCTTGGCCCCGTGCTCGGGGGCATCCCGCAACGTTATGACCTGGTCCGGTGTTGGCACTTGAGGCCTGCTGAGAATAGACTGCGAGAAATGTATTTCCGTATCTGTCCAGTATCGGGTCTTGCCGCGGGCAACGCAATGTTCCCATCGGGTTAGGGATGCCCTGGACGCGGCCGATTGAAGGTAAAGCGCTTGCAAAAAATCCGCTCGAAGCGCCGTTTGGCGCGATGGCTCGTTCCGCCCATCCTGGTGCTTTCGGTTGCAATTCAGGATTGTGCTTTTG
The sequence above is drawn from the Bradyrhizobium amphicarpaeae genome and encodes:
- a CDS encoding HlyD family efflux transporter periplasmic adaptor subunit gives rise to the protein MGDDLFFADDIAAIDQDLLQHAGDRGRQLDLEAGLKNTIKSSILCKSTILNCNRKHQDGRNEPSRQTALRADFLQALYLQSAASRASLTRWEHCVARGKTRYWTDTEIHFSQSILSRPQVPTPDQVITLRDAPEHGAKPDTSPWAVLASARDVPEFGQAWLRLQCEQIAGATAALLLLDDGEGHFSSVAGWPNPRQDLSFLAGTAQQALSRKSSFVDQAPGAGTAQIGQPIESQGRLAGVVVVELKRVADIPAVIRQLRWGVGWLEVLLVRQRSGNDAAKLARTGFAISILSEAQQHSAFRASALSIANELASRLECNNVSVGFVHGKSVKLTAMSHAAVFGEHSQIVSTIENAMEEAADQNASVAYPPTEGTERRIALAHEDLAKRLGGSAVASVLMTNGVRPVGVILLERDRDKAFDDAAIETLEAVAALVGPGLETKAETNKLIAGRAVTAIGSGARAVFGPGRPAVKLAALVMVAVLGTMAFAKGEFRVTAKAVVEGAVQRSIVAPFDGYVASAPVKAGDLVEADQVLATLDDRELRLEAARWKSERDQQSLKYSDAMSKHDRSVALVVSASLEQTAAQLSLIEDKLARAAIAAPFRGVVVSGDLRQLVGSPIEKGKVLFEVAPLESFRVILQVDERDIAFLSEGQHGTLVLTGLSSDAVPFTVKLITPVATASEGHNQFRVEAAVPGEAPLLRPGMEGIGKISIDRRSLLSIWTRSLIDWIRITAWKWLP